CTGCTAATTAATTTGGGAGTGTAAGTTCTTCAGTGAGGTATAATTCAATTACTTGAACATGTGTTCCAGCAGCCACTATGATATTGTTTTAGAGATGAGAAATCTCTATCCTCAGTGCATGCCTCCTGTGGGCTTTTGAAGCCCTGCTTTGATTCTTTACTTCATTCCTATTATCATTTCATAGCATTCATTAAAGCACAGATTGTATCTCAAGTTCATGGAAGGACACCATTACAGATTAGGAGATTAGACTTGACAACCTCTGATGCCTACTGAACTTGCCCTGATTTCAACATACAGAGAGGTCAGACCAGAGCCATATACAAGCAAAGTAGCCCTTTTCTAGACACAGTGCCGCATCAGAGGCTTGCTTGGTCACAGTTCTGACTTAGGCCCCAGTACCTGCTGTGTTCTGTGTGACCCGACTTCTCCTGGAAAATTACTGCTATATTTTATTCCATGTAGGTGATGTTAATGTGATATGAGGCATGCTCCATCAAAGAATCCCCAGATATTGTATTTGTgagatgcatgcatgtgtgtgtgtatgtatgagaccATTTGTATACTCAATCTATGATTATCAGTTGTTCTATATCTTAAATATAAGTCACAAGACTAGTAACAGAAGAAATAGCACAAAATTGACTTCAAGATGAAGGAAACAATGTGAAAGAAGCTAACATTCAAAACATATCATGCCAATGCTGTATAGTTGTTAATCTTTATTCTTTCCATAACTGAAGGCCATTTAGGAGATCGCTGAGGGAAACTTCTGTCCATGCAGGTGACAGTGTTTCCAGAAATGACTCACTGAATCAGGGGATCCACTCACCATGTAGATACCACCATCCCAGCAACTGGGGACTGGAAATCATGTctaaagggaaaaggagaaaaatcacttGAGCACAggtgtttttcttctctgtgttctggGCTACCATGATGGGAGGAAGCTTCTCTACCACATAAGCCCACTGCTTTGAGGTCCTGTCTGACCATAGACCAAAACAAAGAGCCATGGACTAGAGCTTCTAAAACCATGagacaaaataaatgttttataaaagtaGTTTAGTCATAAGGatggagagatagagggagagaggaagagaaagagaataacattGGATGTGTAGGGAGATAGGGAGAGTCTTGGAGGAGGTGGGAAAGGGGAACAAATATGAacaacatatattttatgaaaaagagACTTTAGCATTTGCTTCTTTACTTATAATCATTATTGGTGGCATGCTGGGAGCATCCACTCCATGCTTTGAATGTCGTCATTTATCTACTTCTCCCTAAACTGATAAAAAATAATTAGTCTTTCCCATTAGTTTGTCTCATCCTTGTGAAAAATCAGCAGAACTAATGTGAGTTCACTTTTGAAACTTATGCTTCAGCTCAGCTCCATGAATTCGTTCTCCCTCTATGCCAATATCACCAGCTTTGACTATCATAGCTAAGAAAGAAGAAATCCCATTCCTCTCAACATTGGTCTTCCCAAGACACCATGGCCAGGCTAGCCTGTGAAGCTCCTTATGAAGTTTAGATTAGCTGTAGTTCTGAAACCAGGGTCATTGATGTTTATAGGGAGGCACTGGATGAAAAAGCTTTATTTTGTGACAAATATCATTGTCATCCACTGAAAATATTCTAGTTCAAGAATATGGAATCTCCATTTAGataaatttttaattactttaaaaataatgtgtattTATCAGGAATAAAAACTTTACTGTTTGTTTACATTGCCTCTACGAATTCTGTTGTTTTGGAAGTTACAGTTAGTGAACTTGTCCAGTACatgcatcagaaaaaaaaatttctgaagCATAAATAGGTATATTTTGCTCCATGAAGCTCCTCTCAGGAAGACATGTTTAGGAACAGCCCAGTTTAGGAGAATATTCCACACATCTCTATTTAGTGTGAGAAAGAGGGTAAGAGCATGCCCAGGGCTAGCTTGACATCCTTTTTCCTCAGTGTGTAGATGAGAGGTTTCAGGGTTGTGTTGAGAAGTGAGTATAGCAGCGTGGTAGATTTGCTTCTTTCTGGGCTGTAGCTGGAAGCAGGACTGACATAGGCACAGAACACAGATGAGTAGTACACAGAGACCACGATGACGTGGGATGAGCAGGTAGAAAAGGCCTTCCTCTTGCCCTCAGCAGAACCCATGCGCAGGATACTGACAATGATGTAGCCATAAGATAACAGGGTTAGCATGAAGTTGATGCCTCCGTAAAAGACATCTGCCATTAGAGTAATAATGCTGTTTACATATGTGGGGCTACAGGAGAGCAGGAGTGGAGGAATCTCACAGAAGAAGGGGGTGATAACCTTGGGGCCACAGAATGACAGTTGTGTCATCAGACCAGTGTTGACAGATGCATTCAGAGCACAAATGGACCATACCTCCATGGACAGGGCCCCACATAGCTGTGGTCTCATCCTAGAGCTGTAGTGGAGGAGAAAGCAGATGTCCACAGAGCAGTCATAGGCCATGactgtcagcagcagcagctctgaaCACAAGGACCACACAAGGAAGAAGAGCTGGGCCATGCGCCCCTTGAAGGAAATGGTGCTTTCCTCCAACAATAGACCAACCAGTGCCTTGGGAAGCACAGAGGAGGTGCAGATAATATCCATGGTGGCCAGGTTGCacaggaaaaagtacatggggtTGTGGAGCCCAGCACTGAAGGTGACCAAAGCAATGATCAAAATGTTGCCCATTAGAGCCATTGTATAGAGGGACAGGAAGCAGCCTGTCAAGAACAGTCTTAGACTAGGGTGCTCTGAGAACCCTTGCAGAACAAACTCTGTCACTTCTGTCTGGTTGGGCCTTGATGTCATAATGGAGAGTATCAGGTCCACTGTTTGCTGTGTTTATCAACTTCTGacaaaatatcacaatttacaactATGACATCTGATTTTCAAACTTGAACACTTCAAAATTCTCTGCTGTCATAAAGAAAAAGAGTAAATGTATTTCCTTCAGGATTTTTTTGTCTCATATTTGTCTATACCACACTTTTTGGAAAACACATTTCATGTACTTTTAATTTTCTATCTCAATTCTCTCACTCTACTGATTTGGATCAAGCAGAATATCTTGTCTTTCCTCGTCTTCTTGAACACATAGATTGAATGGAGTATCTCTCACTCAGGGCCTGCCTGTGCATCCTTTCTCTATCACTGACAAGCTCTGGATCATCTGACAGTGATTAGAGGCCCAGCTATTTACTCCTTGCCCCCACAGCAGGTATTCTCCACATGATGGCAACTTTTGGATGGATACACACTGACATGGTTCTTATACCTTGTTTTGTCATCTGACCTGACTTCTCAGTCACTTTGTCTTCTCTGATATTAGGATTGGGGACTCTACTACCAGTCTCATCATTATGATTTATATCTTCCATAGTTAAGTAGCCATGCCTTTTCTAAATTTAGCTTACTGTAATCTGTGACTCTTGGTTGTTGATACTTTCCTGAATCAAAATTGCCTCAAATCTATTGCCCCAGAGATCATTTGTCAAACCCAAGCCTATACATTCAAAGTACTTCTGTGGCTTTTATGTCTTCATGAACCATGGTCCTATCATAATTCCAACTGCTGAATTCGCTCCCATTCTCCTCAGCTTTTCCTGTGTGGCATTAATGGCCTTTTGAGGAAGCTCACCCTCAGCTGTCTAGTGTTTCATGACATGTGTTCTATGTACCACAGCTCCATCTCTCTGACTCACAGTCTCAATTTAAGTCTATGCAATTGATAGATAATTAGAAGGTTCTTCTTCTGCAAGGCAAGAATGGAGCTCTGCATCTGATAAGAGTATACAAAGTCTGATTGTAGTGAACTTGGCTCACCCTCAGTCTTGCTGAGATCCCTTGCTGAGGTCTGGTTTTATTTCTCACTgactatataaatgtatatgtatatgtatatgtatatgtatatgtatatgtatatgtatatgtatatgtatatgtatatgtatatgtatatgtatatgtacaccaaattgattttcaaagtttttGTACAAATTTGTACTCCCACCTTATCCTAATTGggattttactgttgtgaacaaattccatgaccaaggcaacacttgtaaatgacatttaattggggctggcttacaagttcagagattCATTTCATAATTATcaaggtaggaagcatggcagcatccatgcaggcatggtgcaggaattCTGAAGGATTctagcagaatattgacttccaggcagctaggatgagagtcttatcGACCACACACACCAACAGtgacaaacctactccaacagggccacaccttctaatagtgccaatcccttGGAGGAGCATATGCGAACCATCAcacaccagtaatggaggagtgttctctgtGCTCCACATGCTGGCCAGCATGTGTTAATACTTGAATTGTCTTAACTGTTAGGAGTCAACAAGCTAATAACTAACAGGTGATCTTGCTGAGATGGTCTGCCTCAGATTATAATAATCCACAACAGATTTACTCCTATGCACAAGGCCCAGgaaaaaatcattttaggaaagattactgctattaatatgcttttcctgttattaaacGTATATGACAACCACTAGATATTATCCGACTCTTTTGAGCAGAACTGTACAGATCTACAAATATGTATTATCTTGTAGTGATGTGATATACACAAATAGATATGTGTTCAGCTCTttatgatgatcctataagaattataAAATTACATCAGTATTTATTAAGCTTTTTTACAGTGGGACTACTATTAGGTCTTCTGATAGtgaaaactgcaatgagaactccgCCAGTCTCCCATATGTCACCAATTAATTGTTTCTAGATAGTAACTAGACTTtctactactcagagcacattccgaGAAATTGTAAAtccattaaccaaaggtcataaaaatggaactaatgatttattataggtgctagaaCAAAAGATATAATAATGACTGagttatctatacaaaacttcactaataatttagttatggtttttaactctCAATGAAGCTatggagctgtgacaggtgattgatgtttagccagataaatACTCCTAATGGATATTCACTGTTGTAAACTTAtttgatttatgatttgaatttatgtgtaagCTTGTGATAAATATTTTGCCATGTGACATGTATTCTGAAAAAATGCATAAGTACTAAGGTGAAGAATTCTCCCTTATCCCATTTTGCATTCATTGTTTTCCCCACTTTTCTTAGCTTTCATAGGCAACttttacaacttagaaataaatgccaaaaatcacttttcaaagtgttcctttttcttcctgtgacttccacaAGCAGGCTGAAAGTCAAAGTTGcccagttcctgctgagatagaacaaaggctacTTTACTTAATTCCTCCCCATCCCACACCCCACTGCATGCTGTTAGGCTAAGGGTGTGAATCCCTAAACCAGTGGTTTTTAACTCTCAGAATTAGCATAGAACAGTCTtggattctttgtatatattggatattagccctctgtcagatgtagggttggtgaagatcttttttcaatttgttggttgccgttttgtccttttgatggtgtcctttgccttacagaaactttgtaattttatgatgtcccatttgtcaattcttgatcttagagcataagctattggtgttctgttcaggaacatttcccctgtgcccatgtcctcaagggtctttcttagtttcttttctattagtttcagtgtgtctagttttatgtggaggtccttgatccacttggagttgagcgtagtacaaggagataaagatggatcaattcgcattcttctgcatgctgacctctagttgaacaagcatcatttgttgaaaaggttatcttctttccactggatcttttcccactcctttgtcgaagatcaagtggccataggtgtgttggttcatttctggatcttcaatcctattccattgacccgCCTGCCTTGTCattttaccaataccatgaagtttttaacactattgctctgtagtattgcttgaggtccgggatactgattcccccagaatttcttttgttgttgagaatagttttagctctcctgggtttttttgttattccagatgaatttgagaattgctctttctaactctatgaacaactgtgttgggattttgatgggtattgcactgaatttttatattgcttttggcaagatggccattttaactatattaatcctgcctatccaggagcatggcagattttttccattttctgaggtcttcttccatttccttcttcagcacttgaagttcttgtcatatagatctttcacttgtttggtcagagtcacaccaaggtactttattttgtttgtggctattgtgaagggtgtcatttccctaatttctttctcagcatgcttatcctttgagtataggaaggct
This portion of the Apodemus sylvaticus chromosome 1, mApoSyl1.1, whole genome shotgun sequence genome encodes:
- the LOC127678805 gene encoding olfactory receptor 13A1-like, which codes for MTSRPNQTEVTEFVLQGFSEHPSLRLFLTGCFLSLYTMALMGNILIIALVTFSAGLHNPMYFFLCNLATMDIICTSSVLPKALVGLLLEESTISFKGRMAQLFFLVWSLCSELLLLTVMAYDCSVDICFLLHYSSRMRPQLCGALSMEVWSICALNASVNTGLMTQLSFCGPKVITPFFCEIPPLLLSCSPTYVNSIITLMADVFYGGINFMLTLLSYGYIIVSILRMGSAEGKRKAFSTCSSHVIVVSVYYSSVFCAYVSPASSYSPERSKSTTLLYSLLNTTLKPLIYTLRKKDVKLALGMLLPSFSH